A region from the Geobacter benzoatilyticus genome encodes:
- a CDS encoding arsenate reductase ArsC, whose protein sequence is MKQRVLFLCTHNANRSQMAEGLVNHFLGDRWEACSAGTEATRVNPRATRAMAELGIDISGQHSKNLAEFDGQSFDRVITLCGDAAETCPLFVGGVRREHLGFTDPSRTAGTEEEIMAEFRRVRDEMREKLTTHLTGDSHE, encoded by the coding sequence ATGAAACAGCGCGTCCTCTTCCTCTGCACTCACAACGCCAACCGCTCCCAGATGGCCGAGGGACTGGTGAACCACTTCCTCGGCGACCGGTGGGAGGCCTGCTCAGCGGGCACCGAGGCCACCAGGGTCAATCCCCGGGCAACCAGGGCCATGGCAGAACTTGGAATCGACATCTCCGGCCAGCATTCCAAGAATCTGGCCGAGTTCGACGGCCAGTCCTTCGACCGGGTCATCACTCTTTGCGGCGATGCCGCCGAGACATGCCCCCTGTTCGTGGGCGGAGTCCGGCGCGAGCACCTGGGCTTTACCGACCCTTCCCGGACCGCGGGAACCGAGGAAGAGATCATGGCCGAGTTCCGCCGGGTGCGGGACGAGATGCGCGAGAAACTGACAACCCACCTGACGGGAGACAGCCATGAGTAA